One part of the [Synechococcus] sp. NIES-970 genome encodes these proteins:
- the petH gene encoding ferredoxin-NADP reductase yields MYGITSTANSTGNNSYANRLFVYEVVGLGGDGRNENALLRKSGTTFITVPYARMNQEMQRITKLGGKIVSIRPAEDVAEVVSGAQSSTQASVQPPMASSTKIVHPKTTDTDIPVNIYRPKTPFLGKCIENYELVAEGGSGTVRHLTFDISEGDLRYIEGQSIGIIPPGEDKNGKPHKLRLYSIASTRHGDMEDNKTVSLCVRQLEYQDPESGETIQGVCSTYLCNLPVGTDDVKITGPVGKEMLLPDEEDATVIMLATGTGIAPFRAFLWRMFKEQHEDYKFKGKAWLIFGVPYTANILYKEDFEKMAEEYPDNFRLTYAISREQQTADGGKVYVQSRVSEYADELFEMIQKPNTHVYMCGLKGMQPPIDDTFTAEAEKRGLNWDDMRRAMKKEHRWHVEVY; encoded by the coding sequence ATGTACGGTATCACTAGCACAGCAAACTCTACTGGAAATAACTCCTACGCCAATCGTCTATTCGTTTACGAAGTTGTTGGCCTAGGTGGCGATGGTCGCAACGAAAATGCTCTCCTTCGGAAAAGTGGCACCACATTTATCACTGTGCCCTATGCCAGAATGAACCAGGAAATGCAGCGCATTACCAAATTAGGGGGCAAAATCGTCAGCATTCGTCCCGCAGAAGACGTCGCTGAGGTTGTGAGTGGAGCTCAATCCTCTACTCAAGCATCCGTACAACCTCCTATGGCTTCTTCCACGAAAATCGTTCACCCCAAAACCACTGACACCGATATCCCCGTCAATATCTACCGCCCGAAAACGCCTTTCCTCGGCAAATGTATCGAAAACTATGAATTAGTCGCCGAAGGTGGTAGCGGTACTGTTCGTCACCTTACCTTTGATATTTCCGAAGGCGACCTCCGCTATATCGAAGGTCAAAGTATCGGCATCATTCCCCCCGGCGAAGATAAAAACGGTAAACCCCACAAGCTCAGACTCTATTCGATCGCCTCCACCCGTCACGGCGACATGGAAGATAATAAAACCGTTTCCCTCTGTGTACGCCAACTGGAATACCAAGATCCCGAGTCTGGCGAAACTATCCAAGGGGTTTGTTCTACCTATCTTTGTAACCTCCCTGTCGGCACAGATGACGTCAAAATCACTGGCCCTGTTGGGAAAGAAATGCTCCTTCCCGATGAAGAAGATGCCACCGTCATTATGCTAGCTACAGGTACTGGGATTGCGCCTTTCCGCGCTTTTCTCTGGCGCATGTTTAAAGAGCAGCATGAAGATTACAAATTCAAAGGGAAAGCATGGCTCATCTTCGGTGTTCCCTACACTGCGAATATTCTCTACAAAGAAGATTTCGAAAAAATGGCTGAGGAATATCCCGATAACTTCCGTCTCACCTATGCCATCAGCCGTGAACAGCAAACCGCTGATGGTGGCAAGGTCTATGTCCAAAGCCGCGTGAGTGAATATGCAGACGAACTCTTTGAGATGATCCAAAAACCCAATACCCACGTTTACATGTGTGGTCTGAAGGGCATGCAGCCTCCTATCGATGACACCTTCACCGCTGAGGCGGAAAAGCGTGGCCTCAATTGGGATGATATGCGTCGGGCAATGAAGAAAGAGCACCGTTGGCACGTAGAAGTCTACTAA
- the ndhF gene encoding NADH dehydrogenase subunit 5 — protein MEPLYQYAWLIPVFPLLGAMIIGIGLISLNKFTNKLRQLNAVFVLTLIGASMALSFGLLWSQLQGHEAFTYTLEWAAAGDFHLRMGYTVDHLSALMSVIVTVVAFLVMIYTHGYMAHDPGYVRFYAYLSIFSSSMLGLVFSPNLVQVYIFWELVGMCSYLLIGFWYDRKAAAEACQKAFVTNRVGDFGLLLGMLGLYWATGSFEFDVIGTRLGDLVSTGQISSLLAVIFAVLVFLGPVAKSAQFPLHVWLPDAMEGPTPISALIHAATMVAAGVFLVARMYPVFEPIPAAMNVIAWTGATTAFLGATIALTQNDIKKGLAYSTMSQLGYMVMAMGIGAYSAGLFHLMTHAFFKAMLFLGSGSVIHGMEEVVGHEPVLAQDMRLMGGLRKYMPITSATFLIGTLAICGIPPFAGFWSKDEILGLAFQANPVLWLIGWATAGLTAFYMFRMYFMTFEGEFRGKDHQIQAQLLAAAGIEAKDDHHGSKPHESPLSMTFPLMALAVPSALIGLLGMPWANRFEGFIFSPNEVAEVAEHAEHFDLTEFLIMGGNSVGIALIGITIASFMYLQKKIDAGAIAEKFPALYRLSLNKWYFDEIYNSVFVMGTRRIARQILEVDYRVVDGAVNLTGIATLLSGEGLKYIENGRVQFYALIVFGAVLGFVIFFSVA, from the coding sequence ATGGAACCGCTCTATCAATATGCATGGTTAATTCCGGTGTTTCCCCTACTTGGGGCGATGATCATCGGTATTGGCTTAATTTCTCTAAATAAATTCACCAACAAATTACGGCAACTGAATGCTGTATTTGTCTTGACGCTCATCGGCGCATCGATGGCGCTGTCCTTTGGGCTGCTCTGGAGTCAGCTCCAGGGACATGAAGCTTTTACCTACACCCTGGAATGGGCAGCGGCGGGAGATTTTCATCTCCGGATGGGCTACACCGTTGATCATTTGAGTGCATTGATGTCGGTCATTGTGACGGTCGTGGCTTTTTTGGTGATGATCTACACCCATGGCTACATGGCCCACGATCCGGGTTATGTGCGCTTCTATGCCTATCTCAGTATTTTTAGTTCGTCGATGTTGGGGCTAGTGTTTAGTCCGAACCTTGTGCAGGTCTACATTTTCTGGGAATTGGTGGGGATGTGTTCCTATCTACTCATTGGGTTTTGGTATGACCGTAAGGCAGCAGCAGAGGCTTGTCAAAAGGCGTTTGTCACGAACCGCGTGGGTGATTTTGGTTTACTGCTAGGGATGCTCGGCTTGTACTGGGCAACGGGGAGTTTTGAGTTTGATGTGATTGGGACAAGATTGGGTGATTTAGTCTCCACAGGTCAAATTAGTTCTCTACTTGCCGTCATCTTTGCGGTCCTGGTCTTCCTTGGTCCCGTGGCGAAATCGGCGCAATTCCCGCTCCATGTGTGGCTTCCCGATGCGATGGAAGGTCCTACGCCCATTTCTGCATTGATTCACGCAGCAACGATGGTTGCGGCTGGGGTTTTCCTCGTGGCACGGATGTATCCTGTATTTGAACCGATCCCTGCGGCGATGAATGTGATCGCTTGGACGGGCGCAACCACAGCTTTCCTTGGGGCAACGATCGCCCTCACCCAGAACGACATCAAAAAAGGTTTGGCTTATTCCACCATGTCCCAGCTTGGCTATATGGTCATGGCGATGGGGATCGGTGCCTATTCGGCGGGTTTATTCCACCTGATGACCCATGCGTTCTTTAAGGCGATGCTCTTCCTCGGTTCCGGCTCTGTGATTCATGGCATGGAAGAGGTGGTCGGTCACGAACCTGTCCTCGCGCAGGATATGCGGTTGATGGGCGGTTTACGGAAATACATGCCCATTACCTCCGCCACCTTTTTAATCGGCACCTTGGCAATCTGTGGGATTCCGCCTTTTGCAGGGTTTTGGTCGAAGGATGAAATTCTCGGTCTAGCGTTCCAAGCGAATCCGGTGCTGTGGCTCATTGGCTGGGCAACGGCTGGTTTAACGGCGTTCTATATGTTCCGCATGTACTTCATGACCTTTGAAGGGGAATTTCGCGGTAAGGATCACCAGATTCAAGCGCAACTGCTCGCAGCGGCAGGGATTGAAGCAAAGGATGATCACCATGGTTCCAAACCCCATGAATCTCCTTTATCGATGACCTTTCCGTTGATGGCTTTGGCGGTTCCCTCGGCTTTAATTGGTCTGTTGGGCATGCCTTGGGCGAATCGGTTTGAGGGTTTTATCTTCTCGCCGAATGAGGTGGCGGAAGTGGCTGAACATGCAGAACATTTCGACCTCACGGAATTTTTGATCATGGGTGGTAACTCGGTGGGGATTGCCTTGATCGGGATTACCATTGCGTCCTTCATGTATCTTCAGAAGAAAATCGATGCGGGGGCGATCGCCGAAAAATTCCCTGCGTTATACCGTCTGTCTTTAAACAAATGGTATTTCGATGAAATTTATAACAGTGTTTTCGTCATGGGAACTCGCCGCATTGCGCGGCAAATTCTCGAAGTGGACTATCGCGTCGTCGATGGTGCGGTGAACCTGACGGGGATCGCCACCCTACTCAGTGGCGAAGGGCTGAAATACATCGAAAATGGTCGAGTGCAATTCTACGCGCTGATTGTTTTTGGGGCTGTCCTTGGCTTCGTAATTTTCTTCAGCGTGGCCTAA
- the sipA gene encoding SipA (possible regulator of histidine kinase NblS), with translation MAEFKTGTTVKVTQLPPYLKTADPMPMLRPADLLAVGDVGVLGDRRPGGYWAVKFPRGSFLLEDTYLTVAPEMKND, from the coding sequence ATGGCAGAGTTCAAAACGGGCACGACGGTCAAGGTTACGCAATTGCCCCCTTATCTAAAAACAGCCGATCCGATGCCGATGCTGCGTCCAGCGGATTTACTGGCGGTGGGAGATGTGGGCGTTTTGGGCGATCGCCGTCCCGGGGGCTATTGGGCGGTGAAGTTTCCCCGGGGATCATTTCTCCTAGAAGATACCTACCTGACGGTGGCTCCAGAGATGAAAAATGATTAA
- a CDS encoding hypothetical protein (conserved hypothetical protein) yields the protein MEVTSIRLERKLKDKLKELAGCQGYQVLIRDILWNYVNHNSGEYRPQFSPADIRATLQAIAQKDETCVLSGKRIQAGDEMLLGLTIHGDFVPLGETPAVLTQVGH from the coding sequence ATGGAAGTGACGAGTATTCGCCTCGAACGAAAACTCAAGGATAAACTCAAGGAATTAGCTGGCTGCCAAGGCTACCAGGTGTTGATCCGCGATATTCTCTGGAATTATGTCAACCACAATTCCGGTGAGTATCGACCCCAGTTTAGCCCTGCTGATATTCGGGCCACGCTCCAAGCGATCGCCCAAAAAGATGAAACCTGTGTCCTCAGTGGCAAGCGAATCCAAGCTGGCGATGAAATGCTTTTGGGCTTGACGATCCATGGGGATTTTGTGCCCTTAGGGGAAACTCCCGCTGTTCTTACCCAAGTCGGGCATTAA
- a CDS encoding putative FAD-dependent dehydrogenase encodes MLRLTEIKLPLDHDPEAIAQAICQKLKIQPDELLEYQIFKRSYDARKKSNIYLVYIFDVRTTKDQALLKRFKKDPHVLPTPAMAYQMVAQAPENCATRPLVIGMGPCGMFAGLMLAKMGFRPIVLERGKTVNERTKDTFNFWKKKGEFNPESNAQFGEGGAGTFSDGKLYSQVRDRQHYKRKVLEEFVEAGANPEILYIAKPHIGTFKLVGIVQNIRKTIESLGGEIRFQSKVKTLELENQQVKGVTLETGEFIPSSHVVLAMGHSARDTFQMLHDQGVYIEPKAFSIGFRIEHPQPLIDECRYGEFAGNKILGAADYKLVHHCQNGRSVYSFCMCPGGLVIGATSEEGKVVTNGMSQYSRNERNANAGIVVGITPEEDFPGHPLAGIELQRRLEARAFELGGRDYSAPGQLVGDFLAGRSSESLGQVKPSYAPGVKLTDLSTALPDYAIEAIREALPAFDKQIQGFAMADAMLTGVETRTSSPIRIKRGQDYQSINTQGLYPAGEGAGYAGGILSAAIDGVKVAEAIALNILQGE; translated from the coding sequence ATGCTTCGTCTTACGGAAATCAAATTGCCCCTCGACCACGACCCGGAGGCGATCGCCCAGGCCATCTGCCAGAAGCTTAAAATTCAGCCGGATGAATTGCTGGAATATCAAATTTTCAAGCGCAGCTACGATGCCCGTAAGAAGAGCAACATTTACCTGGTCTACATTTTTGATGTGCGCACCACCAAAGACCAAGCCCTCCTGAAACGCTTCAAAAAAGATCCCCACGTGCTCCCCACCCCGGCCATGGCTTACCAGATGGTGGCCCAAGCGCCAGAAAATTGTGCAACTCGGCCCCTGGTGATTGGCATGGGACCCTGTGGGATGTTTGCGGGGCTCATGCTGGCAAAGATGGGTTTCCGGCCGATTGTGCTGGAGCGGGGCAAAACCGTCAATGAGCGCACCAAGGACACGTTTAATTTCTGGAAAAAAAAGGGAGAGTTTAACCCCGAGTCCAATGCCCAATTTGGGGAAGGGGGCGCAGGAACTTTTTCCGATGGCAAGCTCTATAGTCAGGTGCGCGATCGCCAACATTACAAGCGCAAAGTCCTCGAAGAATTTGTCGAAGCGGGGGCCAATCCGGAAATTCTCTACATCGCCAAGCCCCACATCGGTACCTTTAAGCTCGTCGGCATCGTTCAGAATATTCGTAAAACCATCGAGTCCCTCGGCGGTGAAATTCGCTTTCAGAGCAAGGTCAAAACCCTCGAACTGGAAAATCAGCAGGTTAAAGGGGTGACCCTTGAAACCGGTGAATTTATCCCCAGCTCCCATGTGGTGCTGGCCATGGGCCATAGTGCCCGGGACACTTTCCAGATGCTCCATGACCAGGGGGTTTACATCGAACCCAAGGCGTTTTCTATCGGGTTTCGCATCGAACATCCCCAACCCCTGATCGATGAATGCCGCTACGGGGAATTTGCTGGTAATAAAATTCTCGGGGCTGCCGATTATAAGCTCGTTCACCACTGCCAAAATGGGCGATCGGTCTATAGCTTCTGTATGTGTCCGGGGGGCTTAGTGATTGGTGCAACTTCAGAGGAAGGAAAAGTTGTTACTAACGGTATGAGCCAATATTCTCGTAACGAGCGCAACGCCAATGCGGGGATCGTCGTTGGGATTACCCCAGAGGAAGATTTTCCGGGCCATCCCCTCGCCGGAATCGAGTTGCAACGTCGCCTAGAAGCCAGAGCCTTTGAATTGGGTGGCCGGGACTATAGTGCGCCAGGGCAGTTGGTGGGGGATTTCCTCGCAGGTCGTTCTTCTGAGTCGTTGGGCCAAGTCAAGCCTTCCTATGCGCCAGGAGTGAAGTTAACTGACCTCAGCACGGCCCTACCGGACTATGCCATTGAAGCAATTCGGGAAGCGTTGCCGGCCTTTGACAAACAAATCCAAGGGTTTGCCATGGCCGATGCGATGTTGACGGGGGTCGAAACGCGCACTTCCTCGCCGATTCGCATTAAACGGGGCCAAGATTACCAAAGCATCAACACCCAAGGCCTTTATCCGGCGGGGGAAGGGGCGGGCTATGCCGGAGGCATTCTCTCGGCGGCTATTGATGGGGTCAAGGTGGCGGAGGCGATCGCCCTAAATATTCTCCAAGGCGAATAA
- the hliA_2 gene encoding high light inducible protein hli5 codes for MAAPEPTVKPNLEDPKFGFNLYSEKLNGRAAMIGIIIAIAIELLTKEGVLSWLGLI; via the coding sequence ATGGCAGCACCCGAACCCACCGTTAAACCCAATCTCGAAGATCCTAAGTTTGGCTTTAATCTCTATTCTGAAAAACTTAATGGCCGGGCGGCGATGATCGGAATCATCATTGCGATCGCCATTGAACTTCTCACCAAGGAAGGGGTCCTCAGCTGGTTAGGTTTGATCTAG
- the todF gene encoding hydrolase, alpha/beta fold family protein, translated as MYPSFLPPLVQQLTESEAIHLAQSMQQVAIATPLQADPILTNFVHQGGGKPDILLIHGFDSSVLEYRYLIPELAKDHAVWAVDLLSFGFTERPENLAFTPETLKTHLYHFWQQQINRPVVVVGASMGGAVALDFALSYPDVVKQIVLLDSAGLAPKPFSRFAMVPPLDRWATQFLGSMNVRRKICQSAYFDKARVTEDAVLCGAMHLQCDRWQEALINFTKGGGYGSFYPKLKQIQQRTLILWGEQDRILGTKAAHRFQRGLPNSSLHWIPNCGHLPHVEQTALVSEKILAFCRTATAAVG; from the coding sequence ATGTATCCATCCTTTTTGCCGCCGCTAGTCCAGCAACTTACCGAATCTGAGGCAATACACCTCGCCCAAAGTATGCAACAGGTGGCGATCGCCACACCGCTCCAAGCTGATCCGATCTTGACTAATTTTGTTCATCAAGGTGGCGGCAAGCCGGATATTCTCTTAATCCATGGTTTCGACAGTTCCGTTCTCGAATATCGCTATTTGATCCCTGAACTGGCTAAGGACCATGCTGTTTGGGCTGTAGATCTCCTTAGTTTTGGCTTTACGGAACGGCCCGAAAATCTCGCGTTTACTCCAGAAACTTTAAAAACTCACCTCTACCACTTTTGGCAACAGCAAATCAATCGCCCGGTGGTGGTGGTGGGCGCATCCATGGGGGGGGCTGTGGCCCTCGATTTTGCCCTGAGTTATCCTGATGTGGTTAAGCAAATTGTGCTCTTAGATAGTGCAGGTTTGGCGCCAAAACCCTTCAGTCGCTTTGCGATGGTGCCGCCCCTAGACCGTTGGGCCACCCAATTTCTAGGTAGCATGAATGTCCGGCGAAAAATTTGCCAGAGTGCCTATTTTGATAAAGCGCGGGTTACTGAAGATGCGGTGCTCTGTGGGGCGATGCATCTACAATGCGATCGCTGGCAAGAGGCATTGATCAATTTCACTAAGGGGGGCGGCTATGGCTCTTTTTATCCCAAGTTGAAACAGATCCAGCAACGGACTCTCATCCTCTGGGGCGAGCAAGACCGGATCCTCGGCACGAAAGCCGCCCACCGTTTCCAGCGGGGCTTACCCAACAGCAGCCTCCACTGGATTCCGAACTGTGGTCACTTGCCCCATGTGGAACAGACCGCCCTGGTGAGTGAAAAAATCTTGGCCTTTTGTCGGACAGCGACGGCGGCGGTAGGCTAA
- a CDS encoding two-component hybrid sensor and regulator: protein MFYLSKFPPKLAQRWIRILLLALVYYGTAEISRLVAATPQSVTPVWPPDGFALAATLIYGYPILPGVFLGSFLANIWAFFQSGSFPQAVISVLQVLAIALGTTAGIGCGRYLLVRNIQHKNPLKKFDDLCRLLLLAGTVAPAINASSGILALAIGGSIPWSAVGQEWLTWWISNISGIYIFTPVLISWYELFQDKPYATFKHWFGLDHQKHSRRSPQKIWVYFLHTKFIEALCLLTIIGLISYLSFYQEFHLEYMLMPYLIWIVIRFGQLGVTNAIVVITTLAVFGTVRELGTFASENINQSLLHLQLFIVVVVGTSLSLTATITEKKEAFDNLQKSKIYLQEKTDQLEASKVNLKKTAVLLEQQNLELFEAKQTADNANRSKTKFLSSMSHELRTPLNAILGLVELLKDSENLDEFEKEDLQIVGDSGRHLLSLIEDILDISRIEAGKIELQPQRVDLPQFLQKIRGIIQSQIKQEKVQLICDFSESLPTVIYADEKRLKQVLLNLLQNAVKFTEKGQIIFQVKQSLSPGIADSHILLSFVVEDSGIGIDADKKHLIFLPFEQTGKSKFKAQGTGLGLAISQEIVRMMGGNIVVDSQLGVGSKFQFMIYVDPVTDGEHVPPDSPQPLFVLDKNLAQKLPLKILLAEDNLTNQKVILKILNSLGYEVTVVANGLAVLAAVERETYDVILMDMQMPEMDGLEATRQLVNLNLDPRPYIIALTANAMHHDRLACLNAGMDDYITKPIYIGHLVQALWRSQSHRVLA from the coding sequence ATGTTTTATCTATCCAAATTCCCCCCCAAGCTCGCCCAAAGGTGGATCAGGATTCTGCTTCTGGCTTTGGTCTACTATGGCACCGCAGAAATTTCACGCTTGGTTGCTGCCACGCCTCAATCTGTCACCCCGGTGTGGCCCCCCGATGGATTTGCCCTTGCTGCGACCTTAATTTATGGTTATCCAATTTTGCCTGGGGTTTTTCTGGGTTCATTCTTAGCCAATATTTGGGCTTTTTTTCAGTCTGGGAGCTTTCCTCAAGCGGTTATCTCTGTACTCCAAGTTTTGGCGATCGCCTTAGGCACAACCGCTGGAATTGGCTGTGGCAGATATCTATTAGTACGGAATATTCAACACAAAAACCCCTTAAAAAAGTTTGATGATCTCTGTAGATTACTATTGCTTGCGGGGACCGTTGCCCCAGCGATCAACGCCAGTAGCGGCATTCTCGCCCTGGCGATCGGTGGTAGCATCCCCTGGTCAGCAGTGGGTCAAGAATGGCTAACTTGGTGGATTTCCAATATTTCTGGTATTTATATCTTCACCCCGGTACTCATTAGCTGGTATGAGCTTTTTCAGGATAAACCCTACGCAACCTTTAAGCATTGGTTTGGCCTAGACCATCAAAAACATTCCCGTCGATCACCCCAGAAAATCTGGGTTTATTTTCTCCACACAAAATTCATTGAAGCCCTTTGTTTATTAACAATAATTGGCCTAATTAGCTATCTTTCCTTTTATCAAGAATTTCATTTGGAATATATGCTAATGCCCTACCTTATCTGGATTGTGATTCGCTTTGGGCAGCTTGGAGTGACAAACGCCATTGTCGTGATTACAACCTTAGCCGTATTTGGGACGGTACGAGAATTGGGGACATTTGCCAGTGAAAATATTAATCAATCCCTCCTGCATCTACAGTTATTTATCGTGGTGGTGGTGGGTACTAGCTTAAGCCTAACTGCAACTATTACTGAAAAGAAAGAAGCCTTTGACAACTTACAAAAATCAAAAATTTATCTACAGGAAAAAACAGATCAGCTTGAGGCAAGTAAAGTAAATCTCAAAAAGACTGCTGTTCTATTAGAACAACAAAATCTTGAACTCTTTGAAGCAAAGCAAACCGCTGACAATGCAAACCGGTCTAAAACGAAATTTCTGTCTAGTATGAGTCATGAATTACGCACTCCCCTCAATGCCATTTTGGGTTTAGTGGAGCTACTTAAAGACTCTGAAAATTTAGATGAGTTTGAAAAGGAAGACCTCCAAATAGTTGGAGATTCTGGTCGACATTTACTCAGTCTTATTGAAGATATCTTAGATATTTCCCGTATTGAAGCTGGCAAAATTGAATTACAGCCCCAAAGGGTTGATCTTCCTCAATTTCTTCAGAAAATTAGAGGCATTATTCAATCACAGATCAAGCAGGAAAAGGTTCAATTAATTTGTGACTTTTCTGAATCTCTGCCCACAGTAATTTATGCAGATGAAAAAAGACTGAAGCAAGTGCTCTTAAATTTGCTGCAAAACGCTGTGAAATTTACAGAAAAAGGTCAAATCATTTTTCAAGTAAAACAATCTTTGTCCCCTGGAATTGCTGATTCTCATATCCTCCTATCTTTCGTAGTAGAAGATTCAGGCATTGGTATTGATGCGGATAAAAAGCACTTGATTTTTTTACCCTTCGAACAAACGGGTAAATCTAAATTTAAAGCTCAGGGCACAGGCTTGGGCCTCGCCATTAGCCAAGAGATTGTCCGCATGATGGGCGGCAATATTGTTGTAGATAGTCAGCTAGGTGTTGGTAGTAAATTTCAATTCATGATTTATGTTGATCCAGTGACTGATGGGGAACACGTACCACCAGATTCTCCTCAGCCACTGTTTGTTTTAGATAAAAATTTGGCGCAAAAACTTCCTCTGAAAATCCTTTTGGCAGAAGACAACTTAACCAATCAAAAGGTTATTTTGAAAATCCTGAATAGCTTAGGTTATGAGGTAACAGTCGTCGCCAATGGCCTGGCTGTTTTGGCAGCGGTAGAAAGGGAAACCTATGATGTGATCTTGATGGATATGCAAATGCCAGAAATGGATGGCCTAGAGGCGACGCGACAACTGGTGAATTTGAATTTAGATCCACGTCCTTACATTATTGCTTTGACCGCAAATGCGATGCACCATGACCGTTTGGCCTGTTTGAATGCGGGAATGGATGACTATATTACTAAACCGATTTACATTGGGCATCTGGTGCAGGCTTTATGGCGATCGCAATCCCATCGTGTTTTAGCTTGA
- a CDS encoding alcohol dehydrogenase, zinc-binding dehydrogenase family protein, whose protein sequence is MDVKAAIAYSPKSPLKIETVQLEPPRAGEVLVEIKATGVCHTDAYTLSGADPEGLFPAILGHEGAGVVVEVGAGVKSLKPGDHVIPLYTPECRECEYCLSFKTNLCQAIRTTQGRGVMPDGTSRFSINGEPILHYMGTSTFANYTVVPEIALAKIRSDAPFDKVCYIGCGVTTGVGAVINTAKVEVGSKVIVFGLGGIGLNVIQGAKMVGADMIVGVDINPARKAIAEKFGMTHFVNPKEVEGDLVPYLVDLTKGGADYTFECIGNVEVMRQALESCHKGWGVSTIVGVAGAGQEIRTRPFQLVTGRVWKGTAFGGARGRTDVPKIVDWYMEGKINIDDLITHTMPIERINEAFDLMHKGESIRSVVTF, encoded by the coding sequence ATGGATGTCAAAGCGGCGATCGCCTATTCTCCCAAATCTCCCCTGAAAATTGAAACTGTCCAACTAGAACCCCCTAGAGCAGGCGAAGTGCTGGTAGAAATCAAGGCCACTGGGGTTTGTCATACTGATGCATATACACTGTCAGGCGCGGATCCTGAGGGTTTATTTCCCGCGATTTTAGGCCACGAAGGAGCAGGCGTTGTGGTTGAGGTGGGAGCTGGGGTGAAAAGTTTGAAGCCCGGTGATCATGTGATCCCCCTTTATACTCCCGAATGCCGCGAATGTGAATATTGCCTCAGTTTTAAAACGAATCTCTGTCAGGCGATCCGTACTACCCAAGGACGCGGTGTCATGCCCGATGGCACGAGCCGTTTTTCGATCAATGGTGAACCGATTTTGCACTATATGGGAACTTCCACCTTTGCAAACTACACCGTTGTGCCAGAAATTGCCCTCGCGAAAATTCGTTCAGATGCGCCCTTCGATAAGGTCTGTTACATCGGTTGCGGTGTGACAACGGGGGTCGGGGCGGTGATTAATACGGCCAAAGTAGAGGTGGGCTCCAAGGTGATTGTCTTTGGGCTGGGGGGTATCGGTCTCAATGTGATCCAGGGAGCAAAAATGGTCGGCGCGGATATGATTGTCGGCGTCGATATCAATCCCGCGAGAAAGGCGATCGCCGAAAAATTTGGCATGACCCATTTCGTCAATCCAAAAGAAGTAGAAGGAGATCTGGTTCCCTACCTGGTAGATCTGACCAAAGGCGGCGCAGACTACACCTTTGAATGTATCGGCAATGTCGAGGTGATGCGCCAGGCATTAGAAAGCTGCCATAAGGGCTGGGGCGTTTCCACCATCGTTGGCGTGGCTGGGGCTGGCCAAGAGATTCGTACCCGTCCCTTTCAGTTGGTGACCGGGCGCGTCTGGAAAGGAACCGCCTTTGGCGGTGCAAGAGGGCGCACCGATGTACCCAAAATTGTCGATTGGTACATGGAAGGCAAGATCAACATTGATGACCTGATCACCCATACCATGCCCATCGAGCGCATTAATGAAGCCTTTGATCTGATGCACAAAGGGGAGTCCATTCGCAGCGTTGTCACCTTTTAA
- a CDS encoding putative esterase yields MANLVLTKEIRCFGGKVQYYQHDSEVCGLPMNFAVFIPPQATEKPVPVLYYLSGLTCTEENFTAKAGAQQYAAELGLMLVAPDTSPRNTGIPDEDKDWDLGSGAGFYVDATQQPWAKHYQMYSYITEELPQLIEANFSVTDKRGIFGHSMGGHGALVCALRKPDFYQSVSAFAPIVAPSQCPWGEKAFTAYLGADQTLWEAYDTTALIQRHGPLSYPILVDQGSADGFLAEQLLTDKMAIACEKVGQPLTLRYQEGYDHSYFFIATFMEDHIRHHSQFLLA; encoded by the coding sequence ATGGCAAACCTTGTTTTAACAAAAGAAATTCGCTGCTTCGGTGGCAAAGTCCAGTACTACCAGCATGATTCTGAGGTGTGTGGTCTGCCGATGAATTTCGCGGTTTTTATTCCTCCCCAGGCGACAGAAAAACCAGTGCCCGTTCTTTACTATTTATCAGGTCTGACTTGCACCGAAGAAAATTTCACTGCCAAGGCCGGGGCACAACAATACGCAGCGGAACTGGGTTTGATGCTTGTCGCCCCCGATACCAGTCCCCGGAACACTGGCATTCCCGATGAAGATAAGGATTGGGACCTCGGTAGTGGCGCTGGTTTTTATGTGGATGCGACCCAACAACCCTGGGCCAAACACTACCAAATGTACAGCTACATCACTGAGGAACTGCCCCAACTCATTGAAGCAAACTTTTCTGTCACGGATAAACGGGGAATTTTTGGCCACTCTATGGGGGGGCATGGGGCCCTCGTCTGTGCCCTCCGTAAGCCTGATTTTTACCAGTCTGTATCAGCGTTCGCGCCAATTGTTGCCCCGAGCCAATGTCCCTGGGGAGAAAAAGCATTCACTGCCTATCTGGGAGCAGATCAAACCCTCTGGGAGGCCTATGATACAACGGCCTTAATCCAGCGCCATGGCCCTTTGTCATACCCGATTTTAGTTGATCAAGGCAGTGCCGATGGGTTTCTCGCGGAGCAATTGTTGACAGACAAAATGGCGATCGCCTGCGAAAAAGTCGGTCAACCCCTCACCCTCCGTTACCAAGAAGGCTATGACCATAGCTATTTCTTCATCGCCACCTTTATGGAAGATCATATCCGGCACCATTCCCAATTTCTGTTAGCGTAA